AGAAATAATGACAACAGATGTAATAGTAGCAAAACAAGATGATAGTATAGCAGATGTAGCTAATATGCTAATTGCGGAAAAAATAGGAGGATTGCCAGTTGTAGATTCAGAAAATAAAGTTGTTGGAATAATTTCTGAAACGGACATTCTTAAAAAAGAAAAATATATAGAAGCACCTCTCTATATAAATTTATTACAAGGGCTGATTTTTTTAGATGATTTAAAAAAGGTAGAAAAAGACATAAAGCAAGTAGCAGCTTATAAAGTCGGAGAACTGATGTCTAAGGACATAATAAAAGTTCATGAAGATGATAAGTTTGACGATGTGGCTAATATAATGATTAAAAAATCA
This sequence is a window from Clostridioides difficile. Protein-coding genes within it:
- a CDS encoding CBS domain-containing protein; protein product: MMDKTAKEIMTTDVIVAKQDDSIADVANMLIAEKIGGLPVVDSENKVVGIISETDILKKEKYIEAPLYINLLQGLIFLDDLKKVEKDIKQVAAYKVGELMSKDIIKVHEDDKFDDVANIMIKKSINRVPVVDDDNKIKGIICRYDIIKALYNE